The following is a genomic window from Eubalaena glacialis isolate mEubGla1 chromosome 18, mEubGla1.1.hap2.+ XY, whole genome shotgun sequence.
gctctctctcttctctgtgcttGTGTGTGCTCTTCCGTCTTCTCCAtgattctctcctcctcctcctctgcagtACACGCGTTCCATGGCACTGGGTTCGCTTTTCCTTCTTAAACCCCTTTTGGCTCCGGTCAGTGCTTCTGTTCTTGGGAAGTCTTGGCCATCCCCTATTTCCAttgctttgctttgttctgtttttcacctCATCAAGGACCTTCCATTCCCGGTCCGGACTGGGCATTTCCCTTCTGTGTCTTTCACCTAGGATGGAACGTCTGTTCCTATTTCTTTCAGCATGATCTGCATCCCAGGAAATGCACCACACTCCCCTTTGTTTTCTGATGAGTTTTGGCAGACTCGCCTGGAACTGGGTTGCTGCCACCACCAGAACCTTGAGCGCTGGAGGGCGCGGAACGAGAAAGCCTTTGAAAAAACGGAGAATGAAAATCACTGGGGCCTGGAAAAAATGGCTGTCGTTCCACTGTGGTTCTTTTGAGAAGAGCTAGAGCCCTGTCGTGATGATCACCACGATGGGGGTGGCAATGGACTGACACGGAGATTTGCAGTGAGtgcccgcctccctccctcaccccacccatgCCCACCGGGGTATGTGCCTGGGTTGGGACTCAAACACAGCTGCCGTCAAGGTCCAGACCCCAGGTACCCCACCCCCAAGTTCTCCTGGCCCTTTGCCCTAAGACACACaccgacacacagacacagagacagacagacagacacacacacacacacacacacacacacacacacacacacacacacacagggcgcCTTGCCCAGAATCAAACTCGGACAGGCATACCTGCCAACACACCTGGCTCTTACTACACTGTTAGAAGCCTGTCTCTTCTAGCTTCTCTAACATCTGCTAGCTGCCACAAGTGTGGTCTCAAAAGTTCCCCTCTTGCACCTCTGTAGTCATTTTGGACCCCAACCAAGCCTTGCTTCACAAGCACCCTTACTTTGGAGCAGTTCCAATCCGAATTCTTGACGCACAACTCATGGAACTAACTATGGCCTGGGAGGTTTTGCCTTCAGAACCTTCCTCCGTTTTGTAGTGCAGCAGAACATCATTCAAGTGCCTCCTGAATCTGCGTCTCCCAGGCTAGGCTGCGGTCCTAAGAAGCCCCAGTGGAATGCCTCTGCCTCAATCGGGTCTTCTTCTCTGTACCTCTGTTTCACCGTAGGCTTTGCCTGGTTTCTTCAAGAGAGGCACACAGGGGACAGAAATCTGTCAGCGGAGCCCCTACTGAGGAAAGGGCACTGGGTCCTGGGACGCCTCTGAGATGCATTCCTGATCGCCCCTGTTGCAGGAGGAAGGTGTCAGGCAACCGGTGTGCCTGAAAGAGAGCTAGGGTCCTTGGGGAGGGAGCACCCTCCTCAGCCTAGCCCAGGTACTTGAGGGAGGGTGGtggtttgggggggggtggtggtggtggtggtcgtggtggtggggtgtgtgtgtggaagagatGGGTTAGGGGTGCTGGGGAGCGGAAACGGCAGGGAGAAGGGGCTTCCGACACATTCCTGGAGagccctggaagaggcaggggccCCGCCTAGTGCAGGCCCAGGGCATGGGCCTCCTCTGCCCAAGTCTAAGGGAGGGACCACCCTCAGGGGCCAGTGGATTTTTGGCAACAGACCATCCCTTGGAGCGGGACTCGGGGATCTTCATCGCGCCCCACCTCGCCGCATTTCACTCTGCACCCCTCTCTCACTGGCTGCAATTTCCACTCACCCCGAACCAGATCTGGGTCCACAGACGTCCCCGCTGTATCTATCTGCGCCTCACCACCAGGTCCAGCTGCTGCTGCCGAGAACGCGACATAGGCCCAGATATCTGGGCTGTGGGTAACCTAAGGAAAGAGGGTGCTGGCGCACCCTCCCTACTGTCCCCCAGGTGGTTGCCCCAGAACAATACCCCGGCCCGTCCCTCCAAGGGAAACCACCTGCCCCAGCCTTCAGTTGCAGAACCAAACCTCAGAAGGAGAGAACCCAAGAGAAATATCAACATGTGACTGGAATTGATGAAATCACCCTCTTGACCTCTCCTGAACccgagcctcattatacgctcactgGACTCCAGTTAGCCTGATGGGAAACACCTGaccacagggaaggaaggaaaagaagaagatgggACCACGGTTCCAGGGAGAAGAACCCCGCCTCTTCCCAGAAAACCAATACCCATGCCTCCGCCTCACGAACGAACCCTACCTTTAAACTTCCTGCCTTGTGAGCCCCCAGAGGAGAAGTTGATTGGTGAGCCAAGCCCTCGACTCGGGCGTGTGCTGTTAGTATCTCAGCCTGCGTTTCCTTGATGGCAGTGGGAATCCAACAGGGAAAGAAACTTCCCCGCTGAGGCCGGGAGCTTCGGTTGGGCTGGGACCTAAGGGGAGGCGTCCATACGACCAACTCGGGAAGGCCGCCTCTCACCGTGGCCGCTCGGCCCTCCTGTCGTCCTTCTGGCTGGTGGAGCTGAAGCCGGTCCTCCAGGCGCGCATGCGCAGGCGACCAGGCCGCGAGGCCTGGCTGCGCCTCGGGCACGGTTGCTAAGCGACTTGTCTCTGAGGGGTGGGCGACAcgttggctggctggctggctggcgggCTGGCGGGCGGGCGCAGGCGCGGGCCGTGTCCGGTGCTCTAGGAAGGGCCTGGGGCCTAGGTCTTCCAGTGGTCCGGCAGACCGACAGACGGAAGGAAGGGTGGGCGGATCCACGGCTCGATGGAAGGTTGGAGGAATATACGGACGGACTGTTGGGGCCCCGCAGAGTGGAGGAAAGCCCTGCCGAGGGGCGGcaagcggaggggaggggagggtagggGCGGTgaagggcggggaggggaggggagaaggaggcggGGAGAGGTTGCGAGCCTAGCGTGGAAGAATGGCGGAAAGAAGCGGTTTTCCACAGTTTCCTGCAAAGCAATGGAAGCGGCAGAGAACCCGCCCAGTGTGACGCCAGGGCACGGGCGGCCTCTGCCCATGTCTAGGGGAGGTACCGCTCTCTCTCCGGGTCAGTGGGTTTCTCGGCGACGTGACCGTCATTTTGAGCGGGGACATGGGGACCTTCATGCCGCTCGCCGCCTCACCAGGCACCAGATTCCAAACCACGCCCCCTTTCTCCATACAGTGGACTCCATCACCTCCCACCTAGATCCGGATTTGGGTCCACTTGGCGTCTCGCCACCAGTTCCAGCCATCAGTGTGGGGGCAGTGGTTCGAAGATGTCGACAGACACAGACTCTGAGATCCGGGACGTCAGTAACGTGAGGAGAGGAAGGCTGGCGCACCCTCCGTACTTCCCGCCAtctccctctgttctctctctccttccccgtcCCTACCCAGCTCACTCACCGGAGTTGAAGCCAGCCCTCCAACTGCGTGAGCGTGAGCGCGCGGGGcacgggctgggggtggggttgggggggtggagtgggaggctgaCCTCACAATGACTAGCAGGTTTGCTAAGGGTTGGGTCTGTTAGGCTCTAGGGATCCGGAGCGCCCTTTGTCGCTTGGCAGGTACAGGTGAAAGCTGTGTCCGGTGCTCTCTGAAGGGCCTGGGGCCTGTGACTTCCAGTGGtccagtggatggatggatggatggatggatggatgcatgcacgGAAGGACGGATGGATGGGATGAAAGCAGTGTTCCCATGTTGGGGTACAGGGAAGTCATGCTGGCTCTCACATGATTTCTATGCTAACTGCAACAGCCTGTTTTGTGGCCTcttaaacatacattgtacatgtGCTTTCATCGTTACAGAAAAGCGTGCACTGTCCAGAAATAAAGACGTCCTTTTTCAAGATACACATAAAATGCCTCCCTTACCTGGACGCCAGTGCTACTAGTCGTCCGATGAGAAGGCTCCTTTGGCAGGCGCCAAGGCCATGCTGATTCGCGGTCTATGTGCTCATCTGTCTCTTTTGGAAACAAGAAGACAAGGAATGGACCCCTGACGCGATAGAGGTTCTCTGCCCTCACATATAAAACTAGGCTGAAAGTcatgcttctccagagcagttccTCCGAGCCctgtgagaggctgtctcccgcgCTCGAGTCCTCCGTTTGGCTCCaataactcttttcttttcctataatgGATTGTTTCTTGATGACTATCCTCATCAGATGGATGTATGGTTCAAAAAGCAAGAAGGACTGACGGATGAGTAGATGGACGGATTGTTGGGGCTCCCAAGAGTGGAGGAAAGGCCGGCCCGGGCCAGCCCAGGCTTACCAagcaggatggagtgggagggggggcgggtgaggggtggggggagaagttgGGGGCTAGTTGGGAAGAACTGCGCGGAGTAGGGCCTTGCAATCACATCCCTGCGAGGcactgggagaggcagaggcagggacccCCGTCTCACCCGCCACCCGAAACCAGTGTGGCACCAGGGCATGGGCCTCCTCTGCCCACGTCTAGGGGAGCTACCACTTTCGGGGTCAGTGGATTTTCTGGTGACACGACCACAGTTCACAGTTCGAGCCGGGACTCTGCGATGTTCCTCGCCCCCGCCTCACCAGATGGCATCCCACACCCTCCTCCCATTTGACACCATTCCCACCCATGCCGATCCAGATTTGGATCCACAGAGGTACCCGGCGTGCCTTGGTCTGGCCACCAGCTTCGGCAGCCACTGGCGGAGACGGTGGCACAGACCCAGAGATCTAGGATGTCCAGAACCTGGGGACCGGAGGGCTGGCGCACCCTCCCTACATCCCTCGCTGCCCTccgtcctcctctctcccctccctgggctctgaCAGCCAGCCTTCTACTGGTGGAAGCCTGCCCTCCGACCAGGCGGGCGCGGACAATCGCCTTGGTTGCCCCGGGTTTCCCGTTTGTTGCCCTGGCGGGTTACTCAGCAAACGGGGGCGGGGCTCTCCGTGACGCGGGCGCGCCCTCTGGCGGCTGGCCGGGCTAGGGGCAGGCGCCGCCGGCGGCCCCCGTGCCTTTGGAAGAAGCCCGGGCCCCCATCCTCCAGTGCGTCCAGCACATGGATGGAAGCAAGGATAAATGAGCGGATGGAAGGacgcaaggaagggagggaggaagaaagggagggaggaaggaagaaggaaggctaCATAAATGGATAGTTGCGGAGTGCAGAGTGGAATAAGGCCAGGCCGGGCCAGGCTGACCAAGCAGGATCAGGAGCCTAGTGGTGGTATCCCTTGCTCAGGTCAATCCTCAGTGTGTGCCTGGGACTGTCCCGGAAGGGGGACTGCCCTGTGAGCTGGACAGGGGACTGACTGTGGGCTTCTGGGGGGCTTTGCTCCCTCGTGGGCTTCAGCGCCtgcagccagagccagagccagagccagagccagagccagagccagagccagagcccgaGCCAGAGCCCGAGCCTGAGCCCAGGCCCAAGGAACTGCCGTGCCCGTGGAGGGATGGGGCTTGTCTGAGGAGCCCGGGACTCCCTGCAGTCCCCATTTCCCCCCcactcaccaccaccccaccccaccccaccccctccgtgACAAGGTGGCTCCGTGGCTCTGTCTGGCTGTGTGGCTCAGTGGGATTCTTGTTTCCTTCCTTATCGCTTTTCCTGGCTTTTCTTCAAATGTGCCTGACTTGCCATGTCCTGGGAACAGCACGTGGAAGGAAGCCCCTCTGCATCCTGAGAGGCACCCTTCCACACCCAAAAACACAAGGAATCTCTATGAGGAACTCATGATACACTTGCAGGAAAGATGCCGAAAGTCATGCTCATGATGCGAATGCCccaaatcccacccccacccgaGCCCCTTTCCCCCAGCGCTCAACTCACCTAACCCGACCACAGCGCCATGATCTGGAAGAGGAAAGTCCCTTGGGCAAGGCATGATCCACTCGACTACAACCTTCTGGAAAATTCACCACCACCGATCCACTTCCAGTTGAGCTGTGTGTTTTGGCCTACCAGCACTTCATTTGCTAGCTTCCAGTCTTCTTGCTGGGATGTAGGGACCCCGGGATGGGATGGGGGCGGTGGGGCTATCCTCTGCTGTTGGAAAGTGCTCTCTCTGGGTGTTTGGGGTCGGCTCACCCTGACTGCAAGCTTCTGAGAGCATGGGTTGGGGCTCAGCACATCTCCTCCTGTGGTCCTGGATAGGAACTTCTTCATCGTGACCCCCCCTGGGGGTTCTCCCTGTGGTCCAAAGCACGGCTTGGGGTCATTATCAGCCCTGAAATCTCCAAACACCGCCTCAGAGGTgcaccctctgcctccctccttcctggccgCATCCCGATTCCACACCTGTCTGActcgctctctctcttctctgtgcttGTGTGTGCTCTTCCGTCTTCTCCAtgattctctcctcctcctcctctgcagtACACGCGTTCCATGGCACTGGGTTCGCTTTTCCTTCTTAAACCCCTTTTGGCTCCGGTCAGTGCTTCTGTTCTTGGGAAGTCTTGGCCATCCCCTATTTCCAttgctttgctttgttctgtttttcacctCATCAAGGACCTTCCATTCCCGGTCCGGACTGGGCATTTCCCTTCTGTGTCTTTCACCTAGGATGGAACGTCTGTTCCTATTTCTTTCAGCATGATCTGCATCCCAGGAAATGCACCACACTCCCCTTTGTTTTCTGATGAGTTTTGGCAGACTCGCCTGGAACTGGGTTGCTGCCACCACCAGAACCTTGAGCGCTGGAGGGCGCGGAACGAGAAAGCCTTTGAAAAAACGGAGAATGAAAATCACTGGGGCCTGGAAAAAATGGCTGTCGTTCCACTGTGGTTCTTTTGAGAAGAGCTAGAGCCCTGTCGTGATGATCACCACGATGGGGGTGGCAATGGACTGACACGGAGATTTGCAGTGAGtgcccgcctccctccctcaccccacccatgCCCACCGGGGTATGTGCCTGGGTTGGGACTCAAACACAGCTGCCGTCAAGGTCCAGACCCCAGGTACCCCACCCCCAAGTTCTCCTGGCCCTTTGCCCTAAGACACACaccg
Proteins encoded in this region:
- the LOC133077666 gene encoding uncharacterized protein LOC133077666, producing MPPPHERTLPLNFLPCEPPEEKLIGEPSPRLGRVLGLHHLPPRSGFGSTWRLATSSSHQCGGSGSKMSTDTDSEIRDVSNVRRGRLAHPPYFPPSPSVLSLLPRPYPAHSPELKPALQLREQKHLDPQRYPACLGLATSFGSHWRRRQPSTGGSLPSDQAGADNRLGCPGFPGQAPPAAPVPLEEARAPILQCVQHMDGSKDK